A region of Verrucomicrobiia bacterium DNA encodes the following proteins:
- the rpsO gene encoding 30S ribosomal protein S15: MSKTKDLVKKYQTHEGDTGSTQVQIAILTERILELTDHLKEHKKDFDSRSGLLKLVGRRRRLLNYLAATELEIYENLIKDLGLRR, translated from the coding sequence ATGTCCAAGACCAAAGATCTTGTTAAGAAGTACCAGACCCATGAAGGGGATACTGGTTCTACCCAGGTTCAGATTGCCATCCTTACCGAGCGCATCCTTGAACTTACCGACCACCTTAAAGAGCACAAGAAAGACTTTGACTCCCGTTCCGGTCTCTTGAAGCTTGTTGGTCGCCGCCGTCGCCTTTTGAACTACCTCGCCGCTACCGAGCTCGAGATTTACGAAAATCTCATTAAAGACCTTGGCCTTCGTCGCTAA